A single genomic interval of Oligoflexus sp. harbors:
- a CDS encoding condensation domain-containing protein, producing MQTSNVQLNQRPFSTGEIFWAKMCERASNTFVFYCRLRGQVDADQLKDAVNTAAHVFPILGAKVLQDNGQFILETGHISRHKVRVIRREDGNHWHRLMDEELSRRIPMNADSLWDAAILSGPDYAELILSFNHLIGDGLSAVLLIEEVLSVYSGAKPSARQPIRESMESLFKQESGMFRQLKYIVQNVNDLVRTARKKVYWLPAGTEPSGNGTGATVFKTLSFTQLESEAIRQGASKHNTTVYGAICAALSLAIHAEAKAQGPLALGISSSVSLRAELREDVSRDFGFYATNLDVLADVSADSDFWELARVYSRSVKQQIEMGKPQFGLALLRMVLKKYTDVDELRQLMVKQAQSTAMVTNMGRIKLKPQHGDVTIEEIFGLPSSHLLPRSLLVIAALSFQDILRLTFSYPIPFTDAKVAERLIADVMRRLRELNHRRVPLDQAAAPAGV from the coding sequence ATGCAAACTTCAAATGTTCAGCTTAATCAGCGTCCGTTTTCCACAGGGGAAATTTTTTGGGCGAAAATGTGTGAGCGGGCGTCAAATACCTTCGTTTTCTATTGCCGCTTGCGTGGTCAGGTCGATGCCGACCAATTGAAAGATGCTGTGAACACCGCGGCTCATGTCTTTCCCATTCTTGGCGCGAAGGTGCTTCAAGACAACGGTCAGTTTATCCTGGAAACGGGCCATATATCCCGACATAAAGTGCGTGTCATAAGAAGGGAGGATGGCAATCACTGGCATCGACTCATGGACGAGGAACTGAGTCGGCGCATTCCTATGAATGCTGACAGCTTGTGGGATGCCGCAATTCTTTCAGGGCCTGATTATGCCGAACTGATTCTGAGCTTCAACCACCTGATAGGCGACGGCCTTTCGGCTGTACTCCTGATAGAAGAGGTGCTGTCCGTCTATAGCGGTGCGAAACCGTCCGCCCGTCAGCCGATTCGTGAATCCATGGAGAGTCTGTTCAAGCAGGAAAGCGGCATGTTCAGACAGCTGAAATATATCGTTCAGAACGTCAATGACCTGGTCCGCACAGCTCGCAAAAAGGTCTACTGGCTTCCTGCAGGAACGGAACCTTCAGGAAACGGCACGGGGGCCACTGTCTTCAAAACACTCAGTTTTACCCAGCTTGAATCGGAAGCCATACGTCAAGGCGCCAGTAAGCACAATACCACCGTCTATGGCGCGATCTGTGCGGCGCTTTCCCTTGCGATCCATGCTGAAGCGAAAGCCCAAGGGCCGCTTGCTCTTGGAATATCCTCATCCGTCAGTCTTCGTGCGGAACTCCGCGAGGACGTAAGTCGTGACTTCGGTTTTTATGCCACCAACCTTGATGTCCTGGCAGACGTCAGCGCGGATAGCGATTTCTGGGAGCTTGCGCGCGTCTATTCCCGTTCTGTGAAGCAGCAGATTGAGATGGGCAAGCCGCAGTTCGGCCTTGCCTTGCTGCGGATGGTCCTTAAGAAATATACGGACGTCGATGAGCTAAGGCAGCTGATGGTGAAACAGGCGCAATCGACTGCTATGGTCACGAATATGGGACGCATCAAACTCAAGCCCCAGCATGGTGATGTCACGATAGAAGAGATATTCGGACTGCCGAGCAGTCACCTTCTGCCTCGCTCACTTCTGGTCATTGCCGCACTATCCTTTCAGGATATTTTACGCCTGACTTTCAGCTATCCCATTCCTTTCACGGATGCGAAGGTCGCAGAAAGGTTGATTGCGGATGTCATGCGGCGCTTGCGCGAGCTGAATCATCGGAGGGTTCCGCTCGACCAGGCAGCAGCCCCGGCAGGCGTGTAA